AATGAGCAATCATGGCTAACGTCCGTCGCCGCCCCACCAGTGCCGATGTCGCAAGATTGGCACGCACCTCGCGCGCCACGGTGAGCTACGTTCTTAATGACAAGCCTGGGCAGAGTATCTCGAGTGCCACGCGGGCACGCGTCCTTCAGGCGGCGCAGAAACTGGGCTACACACCCAATTCTCTTGCCCGCGATCTTGCAATGGGACATTCGCGGGTCGTCGTGATCGCCATGCCACCTTTTCCCTCAACATTCAAGTTAGGGCAGTACTACCAGCAACTCAGCACCGCAATCACTTCATGCGGATTGACCCCGCTTCTATGGTACGAAAATGAAGAGCTAACAGCGTCGCTGCTATCAGCGATCACTCCAGCCCTGATAATTGCTCCATATGGCTTGGATACAGACGATATTGAAACTTTCGATTCTTTGTCGATTCCACATGTCGAAGGAGGACATTCTCAGGAACTTGCCGGCTTAGAGGTAGGCAGGGCTCAAGTCCACTATTTGTTCTCACGAGGTTCTCACACGATTGCTCTCGCAACTACGGACAATCCCCTGATGCAGATCTTTTCGGCTCCGCGTGCACAAGGCGCTCGAGCTGCACTCAACGAAGCGGGATACCGTAGCCCATTCGAGCTAGTGCTCCCCATCCCACAAGGAGGAGATTCGGCTGAACTCACACAGATGGTAAACGACTATCTCGACTTGAATCCTGAGATAGATGCGTTCGCCTGTTACAACGACGTTCACGCAATGCCGATCATGAATGCTGTACTCAGCAGAGGCATGTCGATCCCCGATGATATCGCAATCATCGGTGTGGATGATGAGTTATTCGACTCGTATCTGCCGATTCCTCTCACCACTTTCACACTCGCTGGCGACCCGACAGCAGCTCAGCTTCTTACTGATGGACTAAACATGCTTGGAATCACAGCGGACATTGAAATCCCCAAACCCCCTATCGCTCGTCTCGTCGAACGTCAATCAGCTTAAGAGACAGTCCAAATTACTAATGAGAATCGCTTCGCATCCCCGAGACACTAGGCTATTCAGACCGTGCTGCAAGTATCGATACTCACCACCTGAACTGGTCTTCACCGATGGGGCCTTGCTCCCCGACCATCCATCCTTGACGGGCAAGGGCAAATGAAGCTCCGGACTTCACGTTCCAGCAGCTCATGCCGTTCTGCGTCGACTGACATGCGACGTCACCACTGGTTGCAAACTTGCCGTATTCAAGGGCCTGCCCACCACCTTGTGCGGACTCCACGCATTCGCGCGAAACTCCTTCGGCGGTGGCAACCAGATTTGTCAGCCGGTCACCGCAGCTCTCAACTCCGGCAGCTGCGTAATCGTCATCAACAATGACACATGAGACAGTTTCGTCGGACAGGGTGCAGGCAATATTGCCCGAGGGCGCCATGATCTCGCCGGCCTGAACTGCACCCGCCGGTGCCGGGTACACGATCGGTTGTTCATCTGACTGAGCCTGCTCTGGTTCGGCCTCCGACTGCTCTTCAGCTGCCCCGTTGCTTTCAGGCTCGGTCGACTGCGCAGACGACTGCGGAGCCGGCGCGGGGCTGGGATCAACCGGACGGGAGGGGAAAATCCCTTTGAATACCACGATCGAGATCACCACAAGCACAAGAGCGATGGCGATAAGGATTCCGAGCACCAGTCCCACTCTGGACTGCGACGATCCATCAGATTCACCGCTTCGATTCCCCTGCTGGCGGCTGGCCTGGTCGAGGGCGGCCGTACCGGACGCCGCCTGAGAAACAGGTGGAAAACGCCCCACTCCCTGCTGTCCGTATGCACGCCTCTGGGCAAGCGCCTGGTCCACCGCGGGATCTCCCAACGATCCCAACCACTCGAGCAGCCCCGAGTAGGTGTGCGGATTCTGAGCAACGACGGCACGCAGCTCCGGGTGACGGTAGGCGATATCCCTCAGCGTCTCATAATCCGTACCGGGGTCAGCGGCCAGTTGATGCAGGTTGCGAGGATCTGACTGATTGTTCATCGCGTTTGCCTCCATCAGCTCCAATGGTGTTGCTGACAAGCCTAGCGCACCGCTGCACGCCTGACGATCGCGCGGGCGAACTCTGCCCTATTGTCCGAGGTCACCGCACTCACCTATTCAGTGCGCGGGCCGATAGGCGAAGGTGTCGAACCCGATCTGTTCGATCTCGCGGGCCAGCGCCTCAACCTGGTCATCCCACCCCACCGCGTCGGAGCGGAAACCGTCAGGCGCACCCATCGCCCTGGCCTGCTGCAAGGCAAAACGGCGAACGCCGCGCCGGAACGCCTCTCTCGCCACCGTCAAACCGTCACGCGGCCCATCGGGGTACACCGTCAGGCGCACTTCGTAATCCACCGACCGCGAGCGCGCACCGTCATCACCCTCGTCGCCAGCCGAACCAGCGCTATCCGCGCCTGGGCTGCGTTCGGCATACTCGAGCAGCACGTCCAGTGCCTCCCACGCTTTCGTACCGGCACCTTGGCGTCCCGCCACGACCTGATACGTGTCCGGCATCGCTTTAACATCAATCCCGACCCAGTCAACCAGGCCCTCAGACAGCACATCACGCAGGCGATGCGGATACGGCCCTGCGGTGTGCAAACCAATCAGGAATCCCATCTCGCGCACCCGACGCATCGCCGGTATCAGCGCCTGCTGGCGTGTGGCCTCCCCTCCGGAAAACACCACGCCATCGAGCAGTCCGCGGCGCCGTGACAGCAGATCCTCCACCGATGACCATGCGACCACGCCCGGGATCGTCGGATCGATGATCGCGTGGTTATGGCAGTACGGGCACAGCCACGGACATCCCTGGCAGAACACCGATGCGACCAGCTTGCCAGGCCAGTCCACCGTTGACATCGGGGTGAGCCCAGCTATTTGGAGGTCGTCGGCGTTGACAAGGCGCCCGCGGCCTGCCTCGTCCTTCATGAAAGGGAGACGGGAGGAAAGGCGCTGACCAGTTCGCCGTGCTGAGAGGCGGCTGATTCAGTGAACATTGTGCGTTCGGCGTACTCACCCTTCTTGCCGATGTTGAAAGACTGGACGGGGCGGAAGTAGCCCATGACGCGTGTCCACACCTCACACGTCTGCGGAGCACTGTTCGGGTGGGCATCCGCGCAGCGTTCACACGTGAAGTGCTCGCCAGCCAGATACCCGTGGACCGGACAGATCGAGAAGGTCGGCGTGATTGTCACGTACGGCACCTTGAAAGCAGTCAGAGAGCGACGGACCATTTCCATGCAGGCCTTCGCAGATGAGACACGCTCCCCCATGTACAGGTGAAGCACGGTGCCGCCCGTGTACTTGCCCTGCAGCACTTCCTGCTCTTCCAGAGCCTGGAATGGGTCGTCGGTGTAGCCGACGGGCAGCTGCGAGGAGTTCGTGTAGTACGGCTGATCGGCGGAGCCGGCCTGCAGGATGTCGGGGTAGCGTTTGCGGTCTTCCTTGGCGAAGCGGTACGTCGTACCTTCGGCAGGGGTGGCCTCCAGGTTGTACATGTGACCGGTGAACTCCTGCAGCTGAACCATGCGGTCGCGCACGCGATCGAGGATCTTTTCGCACATCTCGCGTCCACGCGGATCCGTGATGTCCATCTGGTCGTCGGTGAAGTTGCGGACCATCTCATTCATGCCGTTCACACCGATGGTGGAGAAGTGGTTATCCAGTGACCCCAGGTAGCGGCGCGTGTAGGGGAACAGGCCGTGTTCCATGTGGTAGGAAATGGTTTCGCGCTTGCGCTCCAGCGTGTCGGAGGCAATGTCGATCAGCTGGTCCATCGCACCGATCAGTCCGTCCAGGTCACCCTTGTACAGGTAGCCCAGACGCGCCATGTTAAGCGTGACCACGCCCACCGATCCGGTCAGCTCGGCCGACCCGAACAGGCCGTTGCCGCGCTTGAGCAGTTCGCGCAGATCCAACTGCAATCGGCAGCACATTGATCGGATCATATGCGGATCCAGATCGGAATTGATGAAGTTCTGGAAGTAGGGCAGGCCGTACTTCGCGGTCATTTCGAACAGGCGCAGCGTGTTGGGCGAATCCCAGTCGAAGTCCCTGGTGATGTTGTACGTCGGGATCGGGAACGTGAAGACGCGTCCGTCAGCGTCTCCCCCGGTCATCACTTCGATAAACGCCTGGTTGATCAGGTCCATTTCATGCTGCAGGTCGCCGTAGGTGAAGTCGCAGATCTCGTCGCCAATCAGCGGAGCTTCATCCATCAGATCGTCGGGGCATGTCCAGTCGAACGTGAGGTTCGTGAACGGGCACTGCGAGCCCCAGCGTGAAGGAACATTCAGGTTGAAGATCAGTTCCTGCATGCACTGGACGATCTCCTCGTACGTCATGTTGTCGAGGCGGACGAATGGCGCCATGTAGGTATCGAAAGATGAAAACGCCTGCGCACCGGCCCACTCGTTTTGCAGCGTGCCCAGAAAGTTGACGATCTGACCGCACGCAGAGGAGAAATGTTTGGGTGGGGCCGAGGCGATCGCACCGGGCACACCGTTGAAGCCTTCCTGGATGAGGCGTTTGAGCGACCAGCCTGCGCAGTACCCGGAGAACATGTCGAGGTCGTGAATGTGCAGGGCTCCCGAGCGGTGCGCTTCACCGGCTTCCGGTGAATAGATCTTTTCCAGCCAGTAGTTTGCGACCATCTTGCCGGAGGCGTTGAGGATCAAACCGCCCAGGGAGTACCCCTGGTTTGCGTTCGCATTGACGCGCCAGTCGGAGCGTTCCAGGTATTCATCAATTGTGCTGATGGCATCTACGTCATAGCGCACGGTTCAGTCTCCTCTGCCTTGATGTGGGGTCGACGCGCGGAAAGCCCGCCACGCGTCGGGGGTTTCGTCACAGGGAAAACAGCCCGCACTCGGGCTGCTGCGGCGTCAGGCCGTCGTCCTTGTCGACGTTGCGTGAACACCATATCTAGTTGCCGTTTTAAATTCCACCCACTAGATGTCGTGGTTCGGCGTGTCGCATGCGTCAGCTTTGATTCCCTCGTCGAGCATGGGCCGAAAGTCCCCATCTCGCCCAGTGGGCGTTGCACAGCGTCCCCCTCGTCGGTCACTTTGTGCGTGTTGTCATTGACGAGGGCGACCGCGCCCGCTGTTTCACCGACTGTTGCGAGATTGCGGCTGCGCCCACGACAGGCGGTCCACCTCGCACATCACAGCCCCCGCGATACCACTGAGCATGAACATGACGGCCAGGGCGAGCCACCTGGTGCGCGCCGGGTCACTGGCAACGAACTGTGCGTAACCCAGGTCCCACGCGCCCGGCGCAAAGTGCGAGACGATGTCGACGTTGGGCATGAAATACCATGCGATGAGGAGCGCGAAGATGATCGCGCAGCCACAGAAGAAGGACAACATGCGCCGCGCCATCACGCCGTGCCGCCTGCGGTGTTCAACGGGTGCGAGCAGCTGCGCCCATGTGCCGGCCACCAGCACTGCGACCAGAACATCGGAAGGGCGATGCCAACCATACATGATGACGGTCATGGCCATGAGCGTGGTCCAGATCCACCCGACGTAGGCGGCCGGGGTGCGCACCCATCGAGGCGCCACGATGACCAGGGCGAGCGCGATGGATGCGGCAAACGTTGTGTGGCCGGAGGGCAGTGAGTTTGCGATGTGGATCGACGATCCCAGATCCGGTCGCGCGATCAGGAGTTTGACCAGCTGCGTGGTCAGATTTGCCGCAACGACGACGATGATGGCACGCACGGCCAGGTGCCACCGCCTGCGCGCAATCGCAACGACCGCGACAACGACACACATGACAACGACGGCCTGCCAGGAGGCCAGGTGAACCAGGATGCGGCCCACCGGCGCAACAGTGGGGCGCCACGTGGCCAGCGTTTCCATCAATGCCGTATCCCAGGCCTGCCCAACTGCCGTGAAGACGGCGCCGCGAATCGTCACCACGATCACGACGATATACACCACGGCTGACACAATCCGGCGGAACAGCCGTGCGCTGTATCCATCCGGGCGGGCGGCCCACTGCTGCGCCGGGCGAGATGATGGCCCGATTTGGTAGGACGCGGACGGCGATGTGGATGAGGCCGGTGGTCCGGCTGCGCGCTGACCAGCACCATCTTCGGGCACCTGCCGCACGTCAGGGCGAGGCTCGTCAGGCATGGCCATCTCGCTTACTCCTCGGTTCGTGTTGAGCATTCCCGATAGAAACTGTATTCCATGATGCGCCAACTTCCGAGCACGGTTTCACGGCCGCGCGCCGCCCAAGCGCGCGAGTCACACTCGTCTAGACATGTAGGATCTTGCGGCTCTTCGCAACGAAGTTCTGCCGCCCTCTTTTCCCTCACGTAGGATGAAGAAAATGAGGCCTGGGCACCTCGCTCAGGAAACGGCACGATAAGCGCATATGATGAAAATGCATCGGCAGCTGGCAAGGGAGGGATGAGCGTGTCACCATCACAGACGTCGCCCGTCACATCGACCCGACTGGACCGGACTCTGACGGATCTTCATGTCGATTTCCGCCCCTCCTCAACCGATGACGCAGTGTTCACCAGCCTGGAACAAAACGCGTTCTACTCCTGGGATCTGTCCCACCCTGATTTCTTCCGTATCCGCGCTCACTGGCGCGGTGAAGCTCCTGATGAAGACAGCCGCACCGAACTTGAACTGGTAGCCGCCAAGATCAATCCAGTCGAGTTCAGCCCCAAGCTCTTTATCGTGCCACTGGCTGACGATGAGGGATACCAGCTCGTAGCCGAGACGACCCTCATCATTGCGGACGGCGCCAGCGACGAACAGCTGACCGGGTTCATCACGCGCTCGGTGGCATCCATTGCTGAAGTTCTGCACGCCCTCGAACGCCAATTGCCGGACATGGTGACCTGGGATGTGGACGCGCCGCACGAGGAGGATCGCTGACCATGTCTGACGCACCTGCAATTCTTCCTGTCGACCTGGATCGCATTGAGCGCGCACTGCGCGACGTGGGCACACATCCGCGTCCCTCCGCATCCAACCCGACACAGCTTCAGGTCAGACTTGGCAGTGACCTGTTTTTCGTCTCCCTTTCCGAGGGCGACGATCCGTGGCTGACTGTCAGTGCTGCGCGCCTGATCACACGCCTCTTTTCGCGCCAGGCTGGCACGTTAATTGAACGAGCCAACCAGTGGAATGCGCAGCGGGTGACACCCACGGCGTTCGTCCAGACCGATGCTCAGGATCGTTCCTTCGTCTTTACCCGCCTACGCGTCTCAACAGCACACGGCCTGTCAGATGCGCAGCTTCGAACCAATGTCAATGTCGGGCTCAAGGGCGGCAGACAGGCTCTGGACTTCATTGACGGCGTAAGCCAGCCGCCAGCCACTACGGCCCCGACATCTCAGCGCGCTGAAAGCGATGACGTGTCATAGGGTGTTGGCAATGCCAGTGCGCCCACTTTTCCACGTATCCGCCACTCGTCCTGAGCCAGAGGAGGTCGTCATGGTTGCGTTGTCCCGTCCCATTGATGTCCAGCGCATACGCACATTGCTTGCGGGCAATCACGTGCATTTTGATGACTGGGAAAACAACCAACTCGTCGTTCCCACCCCGAACGCGATTTACCTGTGGGATGCGACGTATCCGAATGTGCTGATCATGCGGGGCATCTGGCGAGGCATCGCACGCAACGACGCTCAGTTCTACGCACTCGAATGTGAAATCGAAGCCTGCAATTCGATGCGTACGGCACCCAAGGCTTACCTGGCGCCCCTGGAAGATCAGACGAGTTTCGGCCTCCACACCGAATGCGCCATCCTCACGTCAGCAGGTCTGACCGACCAGCAGCTCTCCACGTTCTACGAAACCTCGATGGCGATGACCATGTCGTTCTTCCACGATCTGGAGGCAACACTGCCCGAATTCATCACATGGGAACGCGAGGAGGAGGCACAATGAACACGTCGCTGCATTCAGTGCCTGATTCAGCGGATTCCGCGCGCCCCACACCGGTCAGCCTGGATCGCGTCATCAGCTGCGCCCACGCGTTGACATACGAGCTGGGTGTCCTCGTCAAAGATCAGGCAGCCGGAGTAGTGATCGAGGAGGTTCCTTTCCTCTTCTCCTTCGATGCGAGCGAGCGTTTCCTGTGTGTTCGCGCGGTGTGGGATACCGATGCGCAGCCTGATCGGTGCAAGAAGCAGCTCTTTGCCGCATCCGACTGGTGGAATCGTGAGAAGTTCATTCCCACCGTCTACACGATGAACAGCCCCGATCACCACGTCCAGGTGTGCGCTGACTTTACCGTTGACACGCAGTGCGGCCTCACGGACGCTCAATTGTCCGACAACCTCGCAGCAGGGGTGAGCGCCGGCCTCGAAGCCATCGCCTACATGCGTCAAGCATTCACCCATACGTCGTGTCCCAATGGCTGATGTCGCAGGTGCCGATTCGACGAGGGCGCCCTCGTCCCTGAGCGCGGGCATCGACGACCTTCTTGCGATGCTGGAGCGCATTGGTGCGCGTGACGATCGGCTGGTCCACGTTCACAGCATTCCTGCACGACCGGCACGCACCGCACCGTGGCCTGGGTGGATCAACCCCTCCGTCACACACGCAGGCGCTGACCTGGGTATCGAGCACGTGTGGGAGCACCAGCGGCGCGCACTGGACGCCGTGCACGCCGGGCAGGACACAGTTGTTGCTACCGGGACAGGCTCCGGGAAGTCTTTGGTCGCATGGGTGCCGATTCTGTCCGATCTGGCCGACCACGCCGCATCCGACAGGCCGGCGCGTATCTCCGAAGTACACCACCGGCCCACACTGTTGTACCTGTCCCCCACGAAGGCGCTTGCCGCCGACCAGTTGAGCGCACTGCACAAGTGGATCAACACGACGCAGGGCACGCAGTGGGGAGTGCGCGTGAGTACGGCGGATGGTGATACACCACGCGAGGCGAAGGACTGGGCGCGCGCACATGCCGACATCGTCTTGACCAATCCTGATTACCTGCATTTCGTCATGCTGCCTGGCCATCAGCGGTGGACACGCCTGCTGGCTTCCCTGCGTTACATCGTCATCGATGAGCTGCACTACTGGCGCGGCATGACTGGCTCCCACATTGCCCTGGTCATTCGCCGCCTGCTGCGTATTGCCCGCCACCTGGGCGCGAACCCCACCGTCATCATGTTGTCCGCCACTGTGCGTGACCCTCACGATGTCGCCCGTCAGATGACGGGGCGTGAGGACATCTGCGCCATTACCGAGGACGGCTCACCTGCCGGTGAGCATCAGCTCATACTGTGGCAGCCTGCGTTGCGCCCCGACCCGGACGATATCCCCATTGACGCATTCCTGGACGCGCTGGCTGACAATGAGCCGGTCGTGCTGGAGAAGGCACCGTCCACGTGGCGTATCAGCGCCACGTCCGAAGCTGCCTCGCTCATCGCTGCTTTGGTGGAGCGTGGCGCTCGTCTCCTGGCATTCGTGCGCTCACGCGTGGGAGCTGAAACCCTGGCGGCGCATGTGCGCGACATACTGTCTGCCTCATTGTCTCCGCTGGTTGGGTCCGTTGCCTCCTACCGGGGCGGATACCTGCCTGAAGAGCGCCGAGCATTGGAACGTTCTTTGCGGTCTGGGCAGCTGAGGGCGGTCGCCACGACAAATGCACTGGAACTGGGCATGGACGTGTCCGGACTGGACGCGACCATTACTGTCGGCTGGCCGGGTACGCGCGCATCCTTGTGGCAGCAGGTGGGCCGTGCCGGTCGGGCCGGAGCGCGCGGCCTTTCGATTCTCATCGCCAGCGACAATCCGCTCGACTCCTACATCATCCATCACCCCGACGAACTCACCCGGGAGGTTGAAGCCGCGGTCATTGATCCGCTCAATCCGTGGGTCCTGGCGCCTCACCTGTGTGCCGCCGCTCAGGAGCTGCCGCTGACCGCTGACGATGCCGCTTGCTTCGGTCTGCCTGACGGTGACACCTCTATGTTCGATGACCTGGCTGATCAGGGGCTTTTGGTGCGCCGCCCGGCAGGGTGGTACTGGGATGTCACGCGCGGCGACCGCGCAGCTGATCTGACCGATTTACGAGGGGGCGGCGGCGAAGTCCAGATCATCGATCAGGCCACCGGCACCGTCATCGGCACAGTCGACGAGGGGTCCGCCGACGCTCAGGTTTTTCCAGATGCCATCTACCTGCATCAAGGGCGCACCTATCACGTACTGAGCCTGGCACCGCTGTCACCTGGTGACGGCGGACGGGTCGCCCTCGTCGAACCTGTCTCAACGCAGCTGCGCACCCGCGCGAAACAACACGTTGCTGTCTCCATCGTAAGTACATCCCAGGAGTGGCACAGTGCAGATGGCGCGGTCACGTGGCACACCGGCGAGGTTGACGTCACCACTAGAGTCACTGACTACGACCTGCTTCGACTTCCGGGCCTGGAATTCATCCGTAACCGCGAGCTTTCGTTGCCGTCCCACACGCTGGAGACCGTAGGCGTGTGGTTCACTCTAACTCCCGGTGCACTGCGCAGCATTGGCCTGACGCAAGCTGAACTGCCGGGCGCTTTGCATGGCGCTGAGCACGCGATGATTGCACTGCTACCGCTGCTGGCGACCTGTGACCGCTGGGATTTGGGCGGGTTGTCGACCGCACTGCACGAGGACACTGACGCGCCTACCGTCTTCGTGTTCGATGCCTATCGCGGCGGCGCTGGTTACGCGATGTACGGGTGTGCGCACGCTGCGCGGTGGGTGCAGGCAACTGTGACGCGCCTGCAGGAGTGTCTGTGTTCGGACGGGTGCCCGTCGTGCGTGCAATCTCCCAAGTGCGGCAACGGCAACGAGCCGCTGTCGAAGGCCGGCGCGATCGCGGTGCTGGAGTTCCTGGCCAGTCACTGCCCGCCGGAGGAGGCGGCGCCCTCGGATTCGCCCACACCGTCTGCTTCTCCCGATTCTTCGTCTTCCTGCCCCGCGACCGTCCGATCCTGAGTCGAGGACCTCACCACAGGACCAAAATTCACAGGGATTTTTAAGGTTCGCTCAAAGCTATTCCAAGGTAGGGCCCGTAGTGTTGACACCATCGAGCCAACGAGGTTCTATAGCGACTGTTTCAAGGGAGCTGTTTCTCGATTAGACTCGCACTGTGTTGATGGGATGCCTGAGGGGCCGGTCTGCTGACCGGCCCCTCAGTGCGTCTGCACATCGCGTCTGCTTACCTCCAACACTTCAGCCTCGCAGATACGCCACTACCGGCGCACCTTTTGCCGCGCGAGAGGTCTCGACATGTACTGTGTGTAGGTGCATCTTCTTCTGGGAATCTCATTCGCCAGCGACATCAGCCTCGACCCGGTGTCCGTGCGCGGAGCTGCAGGTGTCGAACGCACAGGCGACCTGCGGGATCGCCACGTCCGCGAATTCTCCCGCGTCATTGATCCCACTCGCCCTGACAATATCCGCGAACTGCAGGTCACGCTGCGTGACTCGGTACGAAAACGCGAACGGCTCTGGCTTTTGATGATGACACCCACCGATCGCGCGCACTGGGAACAGTGGCTGGCCCCCGACCTGCTCCACGAGCTCGGACCCGTGCAGACCTACGAGGGGCAGCAATGCCAGCCCATCGGCGTAGCCCCGCGTCTGTTAATCCCATTCCTTCTGGAACGAGGCAGACCTGAGGACCTGGCGTTCCTTCACCATGCCCTCACGGGCCTGGATGCACTTTTGGTTTCAGCTTCCACTTACCGCGGCCTCACGCAGGCAGGTATCCGCCTACAACACCGTTTCATGGTCACGCGAATACTGACGAATCCGAAGTTCCTGGCTTACGCGGTTGTGCTGATCTACTCGGCGCTGCGCGTGTTGCCCGTGTCGTATGTGCGCGAATTCCACGGCTCGCTTCTGTTGTTGTGGCTCATCGACCTGACGACGGCGATTCCCTACACGTGGGGCGTGCTCACGATGGTGACGGCCGCGCATTTCCTCAAACGCATGGCAGGACTGGCCGTCACCGTCATCACCTTCGTCGCGCCCTACGTGTACTTCGGGCTCAACGGAAAAGACTACCCCGGGTACGTCATCGTGATCATCGCACTGCTGATTGCCTCTGCCTTCGTGCTCGAAGGTTTCAAGTACTGGCTGGACCGGCGTGCCAATCGCCAGCTCTCCAGCATCGAGCCTGATTAGGACACGTGGCGTTTGGAGGGGCGCCCTCGTACGGTACGTTCTGCGCTGACGACCATCAGCCACACGCCAGCCACGAGCCACAC
The sequence above is a segment of the Schaalia radingae genome. Coding sequences within it:
- a CDS encoding LacI family DNA-binding transcriptional regulator is translated as MANVRRRPTSADVARLARTSRATVSYVLNDKPGQSISSATRARVLQAAQKLGYTPNSLARDLAMGHSRVVVIAMPPFPSTFKLGQYYQQLSTAITSCGLTPLLWYENEELTASLLSAITPALIIAPYGLDTDDIETFDSLSIPHVEGGHSQELAGLEVGRAQVHYLFSRGSHTIALATTDNPLMQIFSAPRAQGARAALNEAGYRSPFELVLPIPQGGDSAELTQMVNDYLDLNPEIDAFACYNDVHAMPIMNAVLSRGMSIPDDIAIIGVDDELFDSYLPIPLTTFTLAGDPTAAQLLTDGLNMLGITADIEIPKPPIARLVERQSA
- a CDS encoding variant leucine-rich repeat-containing protein — protein: MNNQSDPRNLHQLAADPGTDYETLRDIAYRHPELRAVVAQNPHTYSGLLEWLGSLGDPAVDQALAQRRAYGQQGVGRFPPVSQAASGTAALDQASRQQGNRSGESDGSSQSRVGLVLGILIAIALVLVVISIVVFKGIFPSRPVDPSPAPAPQSSAQSTEPESNGAAEEQSEAEPEQAQSDEQPIVYPAPAGAVQAGEIMAPSGNIACTLSDETVSCVIVDDDYAAAGVESCGDRLTNLVATAEGVSRECVESAQGGGQALEYGKFATSGDVACQSTQNGMSCWNVKSGASFALARQGWMVGEQGPIGEDQFRW
- a CDS encoding anaerobic ribonucleoside-triphosphate reductase activating protein, with the translated sequence MKDEAGRGRLVNADDLQIAGLTPMSTVDWPGKLVASVFCQGCPWLCPYCHNHAIIDPTIPGVVAWSSVEDLLSRRRGLLDGVVFSGGEATRQQALIPAMRRVREMGFLIGLHTAGPYPHRLRDVLSEGLVDWVGIDVKAMPDTYQVVAGRQGAGTKAWEALDVLLEYAERSPGADSAGSAGDEGDDGARSRSVDYEVRLTVYPDGPRDGLTVAREAFRRGVRRFALQQARAMGAPDGFRSDAVGWDDQVEALAREIEQIGFDTFAYRPAH
- a CDS encoding ribonucleoside triphosphate reductase, whose amino-acid sequence is MRYDVDAISTIDEYLERSDWRVNANANQGYSLGGLILNASGKMVANYWLEKIYSPEAGEAHRSGALHIHDLDMFSGYCAGWSLKRLIQEGFNGVPGAIASAPPKHFSSACGQIVNFLGTLQNEWAGAQAFSSFDTYMAPFVRLDNMTYEEIVQCMQELIFNLNVPSRWGSQCPFTNLTFDWTCPDDLMDEAPLIGDEICDFTYGDLQHEMDLINQAFIEVMTGGDADGRVFTFPIPTYNITRDFDWDSPNTLRLFEMTAKYGLPYFQNFINSDLDPHMIRSMCCRLQLDLRELLKRGNGLFGSAELTGSVGVVTLNMARLGYLYKGDLDGLIGAMDQLIDIASDTLERKRETISYHMEHGLFPYTRRYLGSLDNHFSTIGVNGMNEMVRNFTDDQMDITDPRGREMCEKILDRVRDRMVQLQEFTGHMYNLEATPAEGTTYRFAKEDRKRYPDILQAGSADQPYYTNSSQLPVGYTDDPFQALEEQEVLQGKYTGGTVLHLYMGERVSSAKACMEMVRRSLTAFKVPYVTITPTFSICPVHGYLAGEHFTCERCADAHPNSAPQTCEVWTRVMGYFRPVQSFNIGKKGEYAERTMFTESAASQHGELVSAFPPVSLS
- a CDS encoding phosphatase PAP2 family protein, giving the protein MAMPDEPRPDVRQVPEDGAGQRAAGPPASSTSPSASYQIGPSSRPAQQWAARPDGYSARLFRRIVSAVVYIVVIVVTIRGAVFTAVGQAWDTALMETLATWRPTVAPVGRILVHLASWQAVVVMCVVVAVVAIARRRWHLAVRAIIVVVAANLTTQLVKLLIARPDLGSSIHIANSLPSGHTTFAASIALALVIVAPRWVRTPAAYVGWIWTTLMAMTVIMYGWHRPSDVLVAVLVAGTWAQLLAPVEHRRRHGVMARRMLSFFCGCAIIFALLIAWYFMPNVDIVSHFAPGAWDLGYAQFVASDPARTRWLALAVMFMLSGIAGAVMCEVDRLSWAQPQSRNSR
- a CDS encoding YbjN domain-containing protein, which translates into the protein MSDAPAILPVDLDRIERALRDVGTHPRPSASNPTQLQVRLGSDLFFVSLSEGDDPWLTVSAARLITRLFSRQAGTLIERANQWNAQRVTPTAFVQTDAQDRSFVFTRLRVSTAHGLSDAQLRTNVNVGLKGGRQALDFIDGVSQPPATTAPTSQRAESDDVS
- a CDS encoding YbjN domain-containing protein: MNTSLHSVPDSADSARPTPVSLDRVISCAHALTYELGVLVKDQAAGVVIEEVPFLFSFDASERFLCVRAVWDTDAQPDRCKKQLFAASDWWNREKFIPTVYTMNSPDHHVQVCADFTVDTQCGLTDAQLSDNLAAGVSAGLEAIAYMRQAFTHTSCPNG
- a CDS encoding DEAD/DEAH box helicase; the encoded protein is MADVAGADSTRAPSSLSAGIDDLLAMLERIGARDDRLVHVHSIPARPARTAPWPGWINPSVTHAGADLGIEHVWEHQRRALDAVHAGQDTVVATGTGSGKSLVAWVPILSDLADHAASDRPARISEVHHRPTLLYLSPTKALAADQLSALHKWINTTQGTQWGVRVSTADGDTPREAKDWARAHADIVLTNPDYLHFVMLPGHQRWTRLLASLRYIVIDELHYWRGMTGSHIALVIRRLLRIARHLGANPTVIMLSATVRDPHDVARQMTGREDICAITEDGSPAGEHQLILWQPALRPDPDDIPIDAFLDALADNEPVVLEKAPSTWRISATSEAASLIAALVERGARLLAFVRSRVGAETLAAHVRDILSASLSPLVGSVASYRGGYLPEERRALERSLRSGQLRAVATTNALELGMDVSGLDATITVGWPGTRASLWQQVGRAGRAGARGLSILIASDNPLDSYIIHHPDELTREVEAAVIDPLNPWVLAPHLCAAAQELPLTADDAACFGLPDGDTSMFDDLADQGLLVRRPAGWYWDVTRGDRAADLTDLRGGGGEVQIIDQATGTVIGTVDEGSADAQVFPDAIYLHQGRTYHVLSLAPLSPGDGGRVALVEPVSTQLRTRAKQHVAVSIVSTSQEWHSADGAVTWHTGEVDVTTRVTDYDLLRLPGLEFIRNRELSLPSHTLETVGVWFTLTPGALRSIGLTQAELPGALHGAEHAMIALLPLLATCDRWDLGGLSTALHEDTDAPTVFVFDAYRGGAGYAMYGCAHAARWVQATVTRLQECLCSDGCPSCVQSPKCGNGNEPLSKAGAIAVLEFLASHCPPEEAAPSDSPTPSASPDSSSSCPATVRS